AAAATCGCACAAACAATGTGCGACTAGCAAAGAGCAACTTGACGATAGACAAAAAGCAAACAGCTCAGTCAATATCTGTCAAGCAAACTTTACCCACTTTGGAGAACGTAAGGATATTTGGAGCGTGAGTACTGAAACTGCAACCCATCCATTAACTGGAAAAGCATTGCTGCAAAAGGTAAAAGAACTTTCTAACTTACCTAGACGAGAAAGAGCAAAAGCCTGTGGCTATTATACGGTCACAAAAAACAGCCAAACTCGCGTCAATTTAACCGATTTTTATGATGCCTTACTCGCAGCAAGGGGCATTCCTCTGAGTCCTGAAGGACCAAAAGATGGTCGCGGACGGGAACCAACCTATCGCGTCAGCGTACACAAAAACGGTCAAATTGTAATTGGTGCTACTTACACCGAAGCAATGGGCTTAAAGCCAGGTGATGAATTTGAGATTAAATTAGGTTACAAACACATTCACCTAATTCAACTCGATAGCGATAAAAGTAGAGACGATAACTTAGACGATGAAGACGACGAATAAAAATGGTCGTTGGTCAATTATCATTGGTTAGCCACCAGCAATCAATGGCAAGTGACCGATGACAAATTTTATCTGAGGCGTGCTAATCGCGGATCGTAGTAACTGCCAAATCTTAATGTCATTCCAGACAATTGCACCTGTATCGATGATACAGGTGACAGAATTTTTTCTAGTATGGACTGCTTGCTGGCTACCATTAGCAATTGGCTGCGCGATCGCAATTAAATGGCGACCGTCTCAACCAATTACAAGTGGACAAAAATTACCACTGCTTGCCTCACTTTACGCGATCGCGCCCTTGATTTTATGGCAAGCCAGCCAGATTTTGGCAGTACCTTTTACCGATTGGGGCTTCACCTGGAATTGGCATCTGTTAATTTCTAGTGGTGGGGGTTTTGTAATTGGCGCGATCGGTATTACTAGTTTATTTGCCGGACAAATAGCTCTTGGTTGGGTGAAATGGCAGCAATCCGAACCAAAAAAATCTAGACAAATTGCATCAGTTGTGCTGCTAACTTTACTATTAGCAGTGTGGATTAGCGGCACGGAAGAATTAATTTTTCGCGGCTTCGTTTTCACTCAACTAAAACACGACTTTTATTTAGGCTGGGCAGCTGCGATTTCCAGTCTAATTTTTGCTTTGTTACATCTAGTTTGGGAGCAAAAAGAAACATTGCCACAATTACCCGGACTGTGGTTAATGGGTATGGTGTTGGTGCTTGCCCGTTGGGTAGACAATGGAAGTTTGGGCTTAGCTTGGGGACTCCATGCGGGTTGGGTATGGGCGATCGCGTGTTTGGATACCTTACAAGTCGTAGATTATACGGGTAATGCAGCAGAATGGGTCACGGGGAAATATGGCAAGCCTTTGGCTGGTGTTGTAGGGTTACTATTTTTACTTGCAACAGGCACGCTTATTTGGTTATACAGAGTTTTTTACGCTTAAATAAAAGCGCGATCGCGCCAGGATGTTAAAACATGCAGAAGCTCGGGAAATGCTGCAAAGCGATCGTTAATACTATCATGTAGTATCCAACGTTCAAATTTTTATGTCACGCAAAGGCGCAAAGGCGCAAAGTGGCTTCTCGTAGAGTAGGCGTGAAGAAGATCGCTAAAGGTGTTTAGCTGTGATAATTGTAACTGGATTCAGAGGAGCAAAGCGGGTGAGTTGCGCTATGGGTACGGAACGGGAGAGTTGGACTTGCAATAATTGATATTCCCAGCTATTTTGATGCTTGAACCAGTCTAGAGCTGTACTGAGGTGTTCTAGGGTAGCAAGAGCAATGACTAAAACTCCGCCAGAAGATAAGCAGGAACAGGTTTCTAGAATAGAGGTTAAGTTACCACTGCTACCACCGATAAAAACGCGATCGCATCTAGGAAGATCCTGTAAGATTTCTGGAGCAGTACCGTAGATTGACATAACGTTTTTGACTCCGAATCGTTGGCAGTTTTGAGCAATTAACGTGCTACCAGCTGCCG
This window of the Chroococcidiopsis thermalis PCC 7203 genome carries:
- a CDS encoding CPBP family intramembrane glutamic endopeptidase: MSFQTIAPVSMIQVTEFFLVWTACWLPLAIGCAIAIKWRPSQPITSGQKLPLLASLYAIAPLILWQASQILAVPFTDWGFTWNWHLLISSGGGFVIGAIGITSLFAGQIALGWVKWQQSEPKKSRQIASVVLLTLLLAVWISGTEELIFRGFVFTQLKHDFYLGWAAAISSLIFALLHLVWEQKETLPQLPGLWLMGMVLVLARWVDNGSLGLAWGLHAGWVWAIACLDTLQVVDYTGNAAEWVTGKYGKPLAGVVGLLFLLATGTLIWLYRVFYA
- a CDS encoding AbrB family transcriptional regulator; its protein translation is MSTETATHPLTGKALLQKVKELSNLPRRERAKACGYYTVTKNSQTRVNLTDFYDALLAARGIPLSPEGPKDGRGREPTYRVSVHKNGQIVIGATYTEAMGLKPGDEFEIKLGYKHIHLIQLDSDKSRDDNLDDEDDE